The sequence GGTGAACGACCAGGCGGCGGAACCCTCTTGCTGATTGGCGTCGCCATGCTTGGCGCCCTTGTCCATGCCTGGCGACCGGGTTCCCTGGGTTTCAGCGAGGCCGATCTCTGGGGGCTGGCTTCTGGCGCACTTGCCGGCTTTGCTATTGCCAGCCTGCGCGGCGCTGCGCGGGAGTCCAGCGCTGAGATTATTCTCTTCTGGATGTTCACAGTTGGCGCCCTGCTGACCGCCCCCCTGGCCCTGATGCAGTTGTCGGCCTTGCTCGATGCGGCGCTCTGGCTGTGGATTCTGCCGGCGGCCCTGGCCGGCGTAGCCGGACAATGGCTGCTTACCGTTTCCTATCGCTCGCTTGATGCTTCGATTGGAAGCGTCCTGTCAATGGCGCGCATACCCATTGCTGTGTTTTGCGGCCTCTTCTTCCTCAATGAATCGATTGGAATGGCCGCAGGCCTCGGCGCCGCCTTGATCCTGTTGAGCAATGTTTTGCTTGCCTTTGGTCGGAAGCGCGCCAAAAACGGAGGCACGCCGGCGGCTACAGCGCCGTCCGGCTCGATCGAATGATTGGCGAGGATGCAGCTCTGGTTGGCGGGTTACTTGAACTGGGTCGAGCAGGATGCCAGGGGAACAGCCAGGATTTCGAATGCTGGCTGCGCTATCTTTTGCGGCAGCCTGCGCCCGGCGCCGACGTTTCCCGGACTCTGGACCGACTTGTAGCGGAGGGCCATTTTCTCTCTCACCCTGAATATCCTGGCGAGTATCTCATCGCCGGCCAGCCGGAATTTGACATTGCCATAGAATACCAGGTGTCCGGCAATCTACAGGACTCGCCGATCCAAATGGTTCGCTCGCGGCTGGAACGTTTCCTGCGCTTTCACCGAATTGCTGAAGAGGATGTAATCGATCTGACCATCGCTACCACAGAGGCGATTGAAAATGCAGTCAAGTACAGCGATCATACTGCAATCAATGTCTTCTATGAGCTGCGCGGCGGCGAATTCTTCATTCGCATTGTCAATTGGATGGACGAAGTAATTCCCGAGAAAGATATTGAATCTGGCAAGTACAGTCCGGCCACAACACTGATGCGCGGTATGATGGTCATGGTGAAGCTCTTCGACAACGTGGACCTTGACATTTCCGACGAACGCCGCCAGGTCATTTTCAGCGCCAGCCGCAAGTTGCGTCCAGCTGCCTGAAATTGCCATCGCTGAGCATCAGCGGCGGATTGTCGAAGTCGACGCATGGCGCGTCCTGGTATGTATCGGAGAATCGAATGGCTGTCGGCCGTACCTATAAGCTAATTTCAGACTACAAGCCCGCCGGCGATCAGCCGCAAGCAATCGAGGCGCTGGCCGAGCGCTTCGAATCTGGCAAGGAACAACTCTGTTTGTTGGGCGTAACCGGTTCTGGAAAGACCTACACCATGGCGGCTTTCCTGGAACGAATCAACCGTCCAGCGTTGGTACTTACTCACAACAAGACTCTGGCTGCCCAGCTCTACCGCGAATTTCGCGAGTTCTTTCCAGACAACGCGGTAGAGTATTTCGTTTCCTACTACGATTACTACCAGCCCGAAGCCTATGTCCCGACCAGCGATACATACATAGAAAAAGATGCTTCTATCAATGATGAGATTGATCGGCTCCGATTGCGGGCGACCTCATCCCTGCTGGAGCGACGCGATGTAGTTATCGTCGCATCAGTTTCCTGCATCTACGGACTTGGTTCGCCGGAAGAATACAAACACAGCCTGGTTATCCTCGATCGAGGCATAGAACTGGATCGCAGCACAGTGATTCATCAACTCCTGCACATCCAGTACAATCGCAATGACCTGGATTTTTCACGCGGCAATTTCCGGGTGCGGGGCGATACCCTTGAGATTTTTCCCGCCTACCGGGAAAGCGGCGTGCGCGTGGAATGGTTTGGCGATGAAATCGAACGAATATCGCTCTTCGAGCCGCTGACCGGACGCGTGCTGGATCAGCTGGATCGCGCTGTCATCTATCCCGCCAAGCACTTCATTACCTCGCCTCCGCGTTTGAAGGAGGCGGTCGAAGCCATCGACGCCGAAATGCAGCAACAGATCGCCCGCTTCAAGAGCGAAGGGAAGCTGCTGGAAGCCGAGCGAATCGAACAGCGGACGCGCTACGATATGGAAATGCTGCGTGAGCTTGGCTATTGCAATGGCATCGAGAATTACTCCCGTCATTTGACCGGCCGGGCAGCCGGCGAAGCGCCGGACTGTTTGCTGAACTATTTCCCCGAAGATTTCGTCGTGATTGTAGACGAAAGTCACGTGACGCTGCCTCAGGTGCGCGGAATGTTCGAAGGCGACCGAGCGCGGAAACAAACGCTGGTTGATTTTGGCTTTCGACTTCCATCGGCGCTGGACAACCGTCCGTTGAACTTTGCTGAATTCGAGAAGTTGGCCCGGCGCGCTCTCTATGTGAGCGCGACGCCGGCCGACTATGAATTGCAACAGGCGCAAGCTGTGGTGGAGCAAATCATTCGTCCTACTGGATTGCTCGATCCAGAAGTTGAAGTCCGACCTGTTGCCAATCAAATTGAGGACTTACTGGGGGAAGTCCGACGTTGCGCAGAGCGCGGCGAACGAACTCTGATTACAACGCTGACCAAAAAAATGGCGGAAGATCTTTGTGATTTCTTGAGCGAAATGAACATCAAGGTCGCCTACCTGCACAGCGAGATCCAGACCATAGAACGAGTTGAAATTATTCGGGATCTACGCCGCGGCATTTACGATGCGCTGGTCGGCGTCAATTTGCTGCGCGAAGGGCTGGATATGCCCGAGGTTGCCCTGGTCGCCGTACTGGACGCTGATAAGGAAGGCTTCTTGCGCAATGCGCGTTCCTTAATTCAGACTATCGGGCGAGCCGCGCGCAACAAATATGGCCGAGCCATTCTCTATGCGGACAAGATTACGGATTCCATGCGTAAGGCGATGGAGGAAACGAGCCGGCGGCGGCAGAAGCAAAACGAGCACAACGAAAGGCATGGCATAGTTCCCGAAACGATTCAGAAGGCAATCCACGATATCATTGAGCGAGAAATGGACCCGGAAGGAGAGCAGGAGAAACTGATCGGTCAGCTAGAACAAGAGCTGAATCTGAAGCCGGATTCATCGCGCGGCGAGATACTCTCGGCTCTGCGCGAGGCGATGCTCCGCGCCGCGCGAGATCTGGAATTTGAGAAGGCAGCTCTTTTACGCGATCGAATGCAGGAAATTGAAAATGGCAAGGCCGCAGGCGAGAACGGCGCATCGGGAGCGCGTCCCTTTCGACCAAAATCGGGGACGCGCGGCGGCCGCAGTCGGCGTCGTAGTTAACTATGCCGGGCAGAAGGGCGACGACTTGCGCGTTGTCGAGAAGCTACTCCGGCGCCTAAGTCTGCCGCCGGTCCGGCCTTGAGTTGCTCTACTCAATTGCGCTTGATCAAAGCGTCAATGCGGCCCTGAAGTTCACGAACCTGAGCTACGCTCTGGTCTAAAAGACTGTGCAATTTGATCGCAGGCTCGCTCCGATCGGATGCGCCGCGTTGAACCAGATCGGCGTAGCCGGCTTCGATCTGTGCCTTTATGATGTCCAGCTGTGCATCGAGAGAGCGAACCGCGCCCAGCCCGGCATGTAAAATCTCCCGCGCGCCTGCTTCCAGAGTCCCAAGGGTTTCGGCCATAGTTCTTCTCCAGCACCCGAGGTGCATTGCACTATCTAAATGTGCGCTGCACAAATCGTCAAGGGTATTCTATGGCATTGGTATCGTGCGGCGGTGCTGCAGCGCCGGCAAGCGCTGGCGCGCCTCGCTCAAGCTGCGGTCCTCCAGGTCAGCCAGGAGCGCCTGCTGCTGTGTTCCGCCCTCCGCAAGAATTACGCCCCAGGGGTCGACAATCAGCGAATGGCCGAAGCTTCGCCGCTCGCCGTAGTGCAGTCCGCATTGGGCAGGGGCCACGACAAAGCAGAGGTTCTCGATGGCCCGCGCCCGAATCAGAAGTTCCCAGTGTGCGGCCCCGGTATAGGCTGTGAAAGCCGAAGGAATGAGCAGGACCTCCGCGCCGGCGGCGGAAAGGGCGCGGTAGAGTTCCGGAAAGCGTAGATCATAACAGATGCTGAAGCCACACTGGGCCAGGCCTGGCAGCTGATGGAGCGTCGTCCGGCGGCCAGCGGCAATGTTCCTGGACTCCCGGTAGGCGCCTACGCCGTCGGGAAGCTCAACATCAAATAGGTGCAGTTTGTCGTAGTGGGCCATCGCCCCCGCAGGACCGTAGAGCGACAGGCGATTGTGCAGACGGCCATCCCCGGAATGCGCGTAAATGCCGCCGGCGATGTAGATATCCAGCTCCTCGGCCAGTCTCTGCATCAGGCGCTGCGAATCCTGCTCAATGGCCGGGGCGATGGTCTGAAGCTGGTCTTCCGGTCCCAGGAACGGAAAGGCCTCCGGCAGCACAGCAAGCCGGGCGCCGCCGTCGGCCGCCTCCCTGAGCAAACGCTCCGCCTGTTGCAG is a genomic window of Leptospirales bacterium containing:
- a CDS encoding DMT family transporter — encoded protein: MNLCSAALFYLATLLLHDAAARHAHQAFAFAFVRYLLGALLFAPFFLRSTSRSWPRAFTWSRSIFNAAAVGCFYYSVEMGGPARANVLNMTYPAFVAVLAGPMLGERPGGGTLLLIGVAMLGALVHAWRPGSLGFSEADLWGLASGALAGFAIASLRGAARESSAEIILFWMFTVGALLTAPLALMQLSALLDAALWLWILPAALAGVAGQWLLTVSYRSLDASIGSVLSMARIPIAVFCGLFFLNESIGMAAGLGAALILLSNVLLAFGRKRAKNGGTPAATAPSGSIE
- a CDS encoding ATP-binding protein → MIGEDAALVGGLLELGRAGCQGNSQDFECWLRYLLRQPAPGADVSRTLDRLVAEGHFLSHPEYPGEYLIAGQPEFDIAIEYQVSGNLQDSPIQMVRSRLERFLRFHRIAEEDVIDLTIATTEAIENAVKYSDHTAINVFYELRGGEFFIRIVNWMDEVIPEKDIESGKYSPATTLMRGMMVMVKLFDNVDLDISDERRQVIFSASRKLRPAA
- the uvrB gene encoding excinuclease ABC subunit UvrB; the protein is MAVGRTYKLISDYKPAGDQPQAIEALAERFESGKEQLCLLGVTGSGKTYTMAAFLERINRPALVLTHNKTLAAQLYREFREFFPDNAVEYFVSYYDYYQPEAYVPTSDTYIEKDASINDEIDRLRLRATSSLLERRDVVIVASVSCIYGLGSPEEYKHSLVILDRGIELDRSTVIHQLLHIQYNRNDLDFSRGNFRVRGDTLEIFPAYRESGVRVEWFGDEIERISLFEPLTGRVLDQLDRAVIYPAKHFITSPPRLKEAVEAIDAEMQQQIARFKSEGKLLEAERIEQRTRYDMEMLRELGYCNGIENYSRHLTGRAAGEAPDCLLNYFPEDFVVIVDESHVTLPQVRGMFEGDRARKQTLVDFGFRLPSALDNRPLNFAEFEKLARRALYVSATPADYELQQAQAVVEQIIRPTGLLDPEVEVRPVANQIEDLLGEVRRCAERGERTLITTLTKKMAEDLCDFLSEMNIKVAYLHSEIQTIERVEIIRDLRRGIYDALVGVNLLREGLDMPEVALVAVLDADKEGFLRNARSLIQTIGRAARNKYGRAILYADKITDSMRKAMEETSRRRQKQNEHNERHGIVPETIQKAIHDIIEREMDPEGEQEKLIGQLEQELNLKPDSSRGEILSALREAMLRAARDLEFEKAALLRDRMQEIENGKAAGENGASGARPFRPKSGTRGGRSRRRS
- a CDS encoding carbon-nitrogen hydrolase family protein is translated as MNSVPDLQSNLQQAERLLREAADGGARLAVLPEAFPFLGPEDQLQTIAPAIEQDSQRLMQRLAEELDIYIAGGIYAHSGDGRLHNRLSLYGPAGAMAHYDKLHLFDVELPDGVGAYRESRNIAAGRRTTLHQLPGLAQCGFSICYDLRFPELYRALSAAGAEVLLIPSAFTAYTGAAHWELLIRARAIENLCFVVAPAQCGLHYGERRSFGHSLIVDPWGVILAEGGTQQQALLADLEDRSLSEARQRLPALQHRRTIPMP